TTAGCTGATGCCTACGAAGCGCTTCTCGGAGCAATATTTCTCGATGGAGGAATGCTGGAAGCCGAGCGAGTGATCTTGCAACTTTTCCAGAATCAGCTAGCGTCATGTCGAGTTCGCGAGCATGCCCCCACAGACTTCAAATCAAGACTGCAAAAGCTCGTACAAGGTGCCAAGCTTGAGGCGCCGAGGTATCGAATCGCGGACGAGAACGGCCCTGACCACGAGAAATTGTTCGTGGCCGAAGTCTTGGTGGACGGTGAAGCGGTGGGGAGTGGAGAAGGTCGGTCGAAGAAAGAAGCGGAGCAACGCGCAGCAGAGCGCGCATTAAAGGCTCTCGGTATCAAATCCGTAGAGTCGGTATAAGGCGAGGAGGTTGAGCATGTTTGGATTAGGAACGACAGAGCTCATCATCATAATGGTGATACTGATAATGTTCTTTGGCCTTGGTAAGCTTCCAAAGGTAGCCAAAGAGCTTGGGGCCGGAGTGCGTAGCTTCCAGAAGTCCCTCAAAGGCGAGGAAGACGAGCCTGAGAAGACCGACAAGCAGAAGCTTGAAGAATGATTCGAAGCATGACCGGTTATGGGTCGGCTGAGGGGCAGTCGGGGCCGTGGCATGTGTCCGTCGAATGCCGTTCGGTGAATCATAAGAATTTTGATCTCCGGACAAGTTTCCCAAGAACGATGGGGTGGCTCGAGTCGCTGACTCAAGACCTGAGTAAGCGCTCCATCAAGCGTGGTCGTCTCGAGGTCAGGGTCGATCTGGAGCTCGTAAGTACCAAGGAACCATCCCTGGTAGACGAAGAACGATTTGCCTGCGTTGCAGACCAGCTCCGTGGACTCGCGCTGGCTCACGGATTGGCATCTCCAACAATCGCTGATGTGTTGGGTTTTCGAGAGACCCTGGGTGACACCAAGGTGGACGTCCCCGATGCAGAGGCAATGACACCGCTGCTTGAGCAGGCACTAGACCTGCTCTTCGAGTCGCGCTCAGAAGAAGGCAAAAAGCTCTCCTTGACCTTGATTCGGTTGATCGAAGAGATCGAGGCTGATTTTGCCTACATTGACTCCATGAGAGACGAGATTCTGGCCGAGTATCGTGAGAAATTGCATGCTCGAGTTGGAGAAGCCGCGGCAGCCGCAGGAGTGGAGCTTGAGGAGTCGCGCATTGCGCAAGAACTGGTGATCTTTGCGGATCGCTCAGACATTGCAGAAGAGGTGCAGCGAGCACTCTCGCATTGTTCCAAGCTGCGAGACCTGATCGAAGAATCCGACGATACGCCAGTGGGCAAGAGACTCGACTTCTATCTACAGGAGTTGATTCGCGAAGCGAACACCACGGGCTCCAAGAGCTCGGCGGTTCGTATCACCGATGCTGTGGTCCGTATCAAGACGGCCATCGAGCAACTTCGAGAACAAGCGAGTAACGTAGAATGATCGAATCAGACGAAGGCCTCCTCTTTATCGTGTGCGGCCCTTCAGGGGTTGGGAAGACCACGCTCTGCCGAGAGTTGCTCGAGCAACGCCCCCGGTTGAGTTTGAGTATTTCGTACACGACCCGTTCGCCTCGCGGAGATGAAAAGGACGGGGTGGCCTACCACTTCGTGAACGAATCTCGTTTTCAGGAAATGATCGATCAGGAACTCTTCGCCGAGTGGGCTCGTGTGCATGGCCACAGCTATGGCACGAGTGTCGAGGTCATCGAAGATGCGTGGTCAAAAGGGCGCGATATTCTGTTTGATATTGACTATCAGGGGGCCGGACAGCTGCGTGCGAGGTTTGGCAAACGCGCCGTTTTAACCTTGGTCGTTCCACCGAGCATGGGGATTTTGGAAAAGCGATTGCGCGGTCGCGGCACGGATAGTGCGGAAGTCGTGGATCGTAGGCTTCAGGCCGCGCGCCATGAACTCTCGCAGTTTCCTATGTTTGACTACGTCATTGTTAACGACGATCTAGCCCACGCACAGGCCATGATCTTCTCGATTTATGATTCGAGTCGCCATATGCGCCTGATTTGGGAAGAGCGAATGCGCTCGCTTTTGAGTCTCTGACTTAGATTTGTTGCCGCCGGGCACGGTGTTGTTTACATTGTCTACCGGGTAGTCTTTGAAGTGGTAGACATGGACGCAGCTGAAAAAGCATTGAGGGAGCGGGTTGAGGAGATTCTGGACAAGACGGCTGTGTATCAGCCGAACTTGGACCGCGACCTCATCTTAAAAGCATTCGATTTCGGGATGATGATGCATGAGGGCC
This Microvenator marinus DNA region includes the following protein-coding sequences:
- a CDS encoding twin-arginine translocase TatA/TatE family subunit; translated protein: MFGLGTTELIIIMVILIMFFGLGKLPKVAKELGAGVRSFQKSLKGEEDEPEKTDKQKLEE
- the gmk gene encoding guanylate kinase, with amino-acid sequence MIESDEGLLFIVCGPSGVGKTTLCRELLEQRPRLSLSISYTTRSPRGDEKDGVAYHFVNESRFQEMIDQELFAEWARVHGHSYGTSVEVIEDAWSKGRDILFDIDYQGAGQLRARFGKRAVLTLVVPPSMGILEKRLRGRGTDSAEVVDRRLQAARHELSQFPMFDYVIVNDDLAHAQAMIFSIYDSSRHMRLIWEERMRSLLSL
- a CDS encoding YicC/YloC family endoribonuclease, whose protein sequence is MIRSMTGYGSAEGQSGPWHVSVECRSVNHKNFDLRTSFPRTMGWLESLTQDLSKRSIKRGRLEVRVDLELVSTKEPSLVDEERFACVADQLRGLALAHGLASPTIADVLGFRETLGDTKVDVPDAEAMTPLLEQALDLLFESRSEEGKKLSLTLIRLIEEIEADFAYIDSMRDEILAEYREKLHARVGEAAAAAGVELEESRIAQELVIFADRSDIAEEVQRALSHCSKLRDLIEESDDTPVGKRLDFYLQELIREANTTGSKSSAVRITDAVVRIKTAIEQLREQASNVE
- the rnc gene encoding ribonuclease III, which produces MSLEVVAGLQEIIAYTFEDTSLLCAALTHRSYLNEVEEVIPDNQRLEFLGDSVLGLVIASDLYARFPEAHEGQLSTMLAQMVCEPSLAERAREIDLGSFLRLGRGEEKSGGRLRASLLADAYEALLGAIFLDGGMLEAERVILQLFQNQLASCRVREHAPTDFKSRLQKLVQGAKLEAPRYRIADENGPDHEKLFVAEVLVDGEAVGSGEGRSKKEAEQRAAERALKALGIKSVESV